The following proteins are encoded in a genomic region of Zea mays cultivar B73 chromosome 9, Zm-B73-REFERENCE-NAM-5.0, whole genome shotgun sequence:
- the LOC100304244 gene encoding BTB/POZ domain-containing protein At3g09030, with product MGTIVHGGRSGMMKQLNVGGKLFSLEASSLSLPMSIGSPSPTPTFVDRDPALLSAVLAAIRSPSTAAPDFPARVLLDEANFYGLHAQLLAALSPPPLRGFSASLASTLCPSSEPFSTALAPHHDGSLCLAHGAGLVTYYSPALDHRATIRTHLHRVTSLLQLPSSLAVLGSDSAPGLHVYDFLDGKHVASVQWSDPTDTRTSKAKVVAIAARPPADAADKNSPILATFECPHRENCIMAVDPVTLKPTQEIGRQSGSAAKSSAPGRVVHLQALGLVFASFVSSGAFGYSGYMRLWDIRSGNVVWETSEPGGAGRSSRFGDPFADADVDVKQQAIYKVCSKSGDLAVADLRCLGDDPWVYMSSGPRGSAGGYGSVLCCHRSQVFVSRKDGLEVWSRLEEHRHNTGELTEQSGVKERPKNEGIDDRFYRSCYVDTEKDAKRGMIQMIEGGGDRLFVTREEMQGVQVWETSHLAGSTSLS from the coding sequence ATGGGAACCATCGTCCACGGCGGGCGGAGCGGCATGATGAAGCAGCTCAACGTGGGGGGCAAGCTCTTCTCGCTGGAGGCAAGCTCCCTTTCCCTCCCCATGTCTATCGGTTCCCCTTCCCCTACCCCAACATTCGTGGACCGCGACCCAGCCCTCCTATCCGCCGTCCTCGCTGCCATCCGCTCCCCGTCCACCGCAGCGCCCGACTTCCCCGCGCGCGTCCTCCTCGACGAGGCCAACTTCTACGGCCTGCACGCCCAGCTCCTCGCTGCGCTATCTCCGCCGCCGCTCCGCGGCTTCTCAGCCTCCCTCGCCTCCACCCTCTGCCCCTCCTCCGAGCCCTTCTCCACCGCCCTTGCGCCGCACCACGACGGGTCACTATGCCTCGCCCATGGCGCCGGGCTGGTCACCTATTACTCCCCAGCGCTGGATCACCGCGCCACCATTCGGACCCACCTCCACCGCGTCACCTCCCTCCTGCAGCTGCCCTCCAGTCTCGCCGTCCTTGGGTCTGACTCCGCTCCTGGGCTTCACGTGTACGACTTTCTCGATGGCAAACATGTCGCCTCCGTTCAGTGGTCGGATCCCACTGACACTCGCACCAGCAAGGCGAAGGTCGTCGCCATTGCGGCCCGTCCTCCAGCTGATGCCGCCGATAAGAATTCACCGATCTTGGCAACGTTTGAGTGCCCTCATCGGGAAAACTGCATCATGGCTGTTGACCCTGTAACTCTGAAGCCTACACAGGAGATTGGCCGGCAAAGTGGTAGTGCGGCTAAGTCATCGGCACCAGGTCGAGTGGTGCACCTGCAGGCACTTGGTCTGGTGTTTGCGTCATTCGTTAGTTCCGGGGCATTTGGCTACTCTGGCTATATGAGGCTATGGGACATTCGGTCTGGGAATGTGGTGTGGGAGACAAGCGAGCCAGGGGGAGCTGGAAGAAGCAGTAGGTTTGGGGATCCATTTGCAGATGCAGATGTGGATGTGAAGCAGCAGGCAATATACAAGGTTTGCTCAAAGTCAGGAGATTTAGCAGTGGCAGACCTGAGATGCCTTGGCGATGACCCCTGGGTGTATATGTCATCAGGACCACGAGGGAGCGCAGGAGGCTATGGCAGTGTTCTGTGCTGTCACCGCTCTCAAGTTTTTGTCAGCCGAAAGGATGGATTGGAGGTTTGGTCCCGACTGGAAGAGCACCGCCACAACACAGGggaattgacagagcaatcaggaGTAAAGGAAAGACCCAAAAATGAAGGAATTGATGACAGATTTTATAGGAGTTGCTATGTGGACACAGAAAAGGATGCTAAGCGTGGGATGATACAGATGATTGAAGGGGGTGGAGACCGCTTGTTTGTGACAAGAGAAGAGATGCAAGGTGTGCAAGTGTGGGAGACCTCCCACCTTGCTGGTTCTACTTCTCTCTCGTAG